A single Fundulus heteroclitus isolate FHET01 chromosome 4, MU-UCD_Fhet_4.1, whole genome shotgun sequence DNA region contains:
- the alpk3b gene encoding alpha-protein kinase 3 isoform X4 produces the protein MNEFKIHQRYFAKLKQKVENKCRETQEKENLEPLRTISPDRTQRKRRSTMGAFVSTPSPKEDEGNEAEGLETECRLQKGTVEEVYNTPASDTNKAVSAKTNGQINNDPDNKSKTYMYDPDHAIFTSHQPKSPFVMKKIKISDSVMHPKQDMFGEKKVMKDSMSSAALVCTETVQTNVNSEEVMEVEDIVDSSLTNGNSNNMEEEEGEHGKIAKEEAVFIKRLSKDGNMFNKRLESSQRENVAPSESSVAVPCSPTLSKKGVKKIPKHKNEGICKDTEKCLENQVPYIIPAQNKSSNKPRLPSKIKGGADKTEHVRTLETKEKSNTTLDGSGFSKRVVSPQTERLLYDKETSPCQKKESASQPAVPSEVTEAQADMTRNGAPVGLKPPVDQHNIFSEPPQKIDAILTSPLSSVHQPSSDKIPLGDSRKSNGSSTAIFTHLQKSAHEIPCCSESILECNVSSVTEQSQVDTAIKTFEGTEIQEDEKLEAGDVSKLGVQAINGTLSEKILEMETEPAGLHVQSNGEKTKVVGKEDSEAKPVQSLIVESRKSQSTLKVMENTSLDCEDLKSGPLDTTLKEQTPENTSALKDVITFTKIPKPESKVISIAELLRSQIKALELTQNNPVSIVSNPSKLTQNTVRTAKAVCQGARDESKKSKPEVNTFKTKNETEASIDRAPHTNLKETLMKVYQQLNEKEQEQISNKVSTTFHKPVCVPSISLKDTEKAADITERCERVGKSNEDVMDTGQEAAVPLKDSSIVPRSKSKNVKDRPPSLPSEGRFIKEIQSIPNPPETSLQEFGSLIKPPLTENDIQEGQGIVMEHTKDETVQGPNMVMAVKQINHNNNLETGIKVSEQCKIEEHIANSSQKLQTYNQSDCEFSTSTQVKDINLTEQETSVVKEDLQLNPFNILTPEFSPLSKKIDFIPPIPSATPQELASGARRKIPASNAKTAEAQESTSPTNSQTQKREIPVHSNKLSASTVSPSLSRRSALLQPAEEQTSVAERQSPLLTRRKMASESQTQSHLLPEKIPAEGKPMEKDKHNPFKAPQVIRKIRGEAFADGSGHLKLWCQFFNVLSDSNIKWYKNEEEIAQIKKNAGDETQVNLAIVQASCKDSGVYGCSITNEYGSHSTDFLLSADILAGMVLREDLGVGEEIEMTPYIFSKGLADSGMWGNKFFGRIMMTESRIGDGCSHKVWRAKVIYGLEPVFESGNTCVIKVCSPIFYGGKEESCLIERNLHLMKQECRIQNLAREYCKIFSAEARVIENFGSPLEVIPVYLMYRPANPVPYATVETDLIGVYKRYSVLDNTGRIDMKTGSEVEQKCCALQHWIFQWTTGNMLLTRLEGVDTKLTNVGVSVKTTGHLGLSVEGNPKVFDQFVSQHKCNYFCGLLGLRSLNIMDSLSTPTKPKGSKSPLLQRKKAVGSSSPQTSRKAAVSPRMPRKAEHEDNKTKQNDSDAHKVVQT, from the exons ATGAACGAGTTCAAGATCCACCAGCGTTACTTTGCCAAGCTTAAACAGAAGGTTGAAAACAAATGCAGggaaacacaagaaaaagaaaacctggagCCACTGCGAACCATCAGCCCAGACCGAACACAGAGGAAACGGCGCTCAACAATGGGGGCCTTTGTCAGCACGCCAAGCCCCAAAGAGGATGAAGGCAATGAGGCAGAAGGTCTAGAGACTGAATGTAGGTTACAGAAAGGCACTGTGGAGGAGGTTTATAACACTCCAGCCTCAGACACAAATAAAGCAGTGTCTGCAAAAACAAATGGACAAATAAACAATGACCCTGACAATAAGAGTAAAACATACATGTATGATCCTGATCATGCTATTTTTACCTCTCATCAGCCAAAATCTCCTTTTGTCATGAAGAAGATTAAAATTTCGGACAGTGTAATGCATCCAAAACAAGAtatgtttggagaaaagaaGGTTATGAAAGATAGTATGTCTTCTGCAGCTCTAGTCTGCACAGAGACTGTACAAACCAATGTGAATTCAGAAGAGGTCATGGAAGTAGAAGACATTGTCGATTCATCACTTACAAATGGTAACTCAAATAACATGGAGGAAGAAGAAGGGGAGCATGGAAAAATAGCAAAAGAGGAAGCAGTTTTTATTAAAAGGCTGTCAAAAGatggaaacatgtttaataaaagGCTTGAGTCTTCTCAGAGAGAGAACGTCGCCCCATCAGAGTCATCTGTTGCTGTACCTTGTAGCCCTACTCTGTCAAAAAAGGGGGTCAAGAAAATACCCAAGCACAAGAATGAAGGCATTTGCAAAGATACAGAAAAGTGTTTGGAGAATCAAGTTCCTTACATTATCCCTGCACAAAACAAGTCAAGTAATAAACCAAGACTTCCAAGCAAAATTAAGGGGGGCGCTGATAAAACGGAACATGTGAGAACATTGGAAACTAAAGAGAAGTCAAATACAACACTGGATGGATCTGGTTTCAGTAAGCGGGTAGTTTCGCCTCAAACTGAACGTCTGTTGTATGACAAAGAGACAAGCCCCTGCCAAAAAAAGGAGTCTGCATCTCAACCAGCAGTGCCAAGTGAG GTTACAGAGGCCCAGGCAGACATGACCCGGAATGGTGCACCTGTCGGCCTTAAGCCACCAGTCGACCAACACAACATATTCTCAGAGCCCCCACAAAAGATAGATGCCATCCTGACCTCTCCTTTGTCCAGTGTTCATCAACCAAGCTCTGACAAAATACCATTGGGTGATTCCAGGAAATCAAATGGAAGCTCTACAGCCATTTTTACTCACCTACAGAAGTCAGCACATGAAATCCCTTGTTGTAGTGAGAGCATCCTGGAGTGTAATGTATCGTCTGTCACCGAGCAAAGCCAAGTGGACACAGCTATAAAAACTTTTGAGGGGACAGAAATACAAGAAGATGAGAAGTTAGAGGCTGGTGACGTAAGTAAGTTAGGTGTTCAGGCCATCAATGGGACCCTAAGTGAGAAGATACTGGAGATGGAGACTGAACCCGCTGGTCTACATGTCCAAAGTAATGGAGAAAAGACCAAAGTTGTTGGAAAAGAAGACTCTGAGGCAAAGCCTGTACAATCTCTTATTGTTGAATCTAGGAAGAGTCAATCAACATTAAAAGTGATGGAAAACACTAGTCTAGATTGTGAGGATTTGAAGTCAGGCCCACTTGACACTACTCTTAAAGAGCAAACTCCAGAAAACACAAGTGCACTTAAAGACGTCATAACATTCACAAAAATCCCCAAACCTGAATCCAAAGTAATATCTATTGCTGAACTTTTGAGGTCTCAAATTAAGGCTCTTGAGTTAACACAAAACAATCCAGTCTCCATCGTGTCTAACCCATCCAAGTTAACACAAAATACTGTGAGAACGGCTAAAGCAGTGTGTCAGGGAGCAAGGGACgaatccaaaaaaagtaaaccaGAAGTCAACACTTTCAAGACGAAGAACGAAACTGAGGCAAGCATTGACAGAGCACCTCATACAAACCTGAAGGAAACACTCATGAAGGTTTATCAGCAGCTAAATGAAAAAGAACAGGAACAAATTTCAAACAAAGTATCAACAACGTTTCACAAACCTGTTTGTGTCCCTTCTATCTCTTTAAAGGACACTGAAAAGGCAGCAGACATAACAGAGCGTTGTGAGAGAGTGGGTAAAAGTAATGAAGATGTTATGGACACTGGGCAGGAAGCTGCGGTTCCATTGAAAGATTCCTCCATTGTCCCTCGGTCTAAGAGTAAAAACGTCAAAGACAGACCCCCTTCTTTACCGTCAGAAGGAAGATTTATTAAGGAGATTCAGTCAATTCCCAACCCACCTGAAACTAGTCTTCAGGAATTTGGCTCTCTGATTAAACCACCACTCACTGAGAATGACATTCAAGAGGGGCAGGGTATAGTTATGGAGCACACTAAAGATGAGACTGTTCAAGGCCCCAACATGGTAATGGCTGTTAAACAAATTAACCACAACAATAACTTGGAAACAGGTATTAAAGTTTCTGAGCAATGCAAGATCGAGGAGCATATAGCTAATTCTTCCCAGAAATTGCAAACGTATAATCAGTCTGACTGTGAATTTAGTACTAGTACACAAGTAAAGGATATTAATCTTACAGAGCAGGAGACCTCAGTGGTTAAGGAAGATTTGCAGTTAAAcccatttaacattttaactccAGAGTTCAGTCCACTGTCAaagaaaattgattttattcCACCAATTCCTTCTGCTACTCCACAAGAGCTAGCCTCTGGGGCACGTCGCAAAATTCCAGCATCGAATGCAAAAACAGCAGAGGCTCAAGAGTCAACATCACCCACTAATAGCCAAACTCAGAAACGAGAGATACCTGTCCATAGCAACAAGCTCTCAGCTAGCACTGTGTCTCCAAGCCTGTCACGACGGTCAGCATTACTGCAGCCCGCTGAAGAGCAAACATCTGTGGCAGAAAGGCAATCTCCACTTTTGACCAGAAGGAAGATGGCCTCTGAAAGTCAAACACAAAGCCACCTGCTCCCTGAGAAGATTCCCGCTGAGGGGAAACCTATGGAGAAGGACAAGCATAACCCATTTAAAG ctcctcaggTTATCCGTAAGATCAGGGGTGAAGCCTTTGCAGACGGCTCAGGGCATTTGAAACTGTGGTGCCAGTTCTTCAATGTTCTCAGTGACTCAAACATCAAGTGGTACAAAAATGAGGAGGAAATTGCTCAGATTAAGAAAAA tGCAGGGGATGAAACCCAGGTCAATCTGGCAATTGTTCAGGCATCATGCAAAGACTCTGGAGTATATGGATGCTCAATAACCAATGAATATGGCTCACACTCCACAGACTTTCTACTTAGTGCTGATA TCTTGGCTGGAATGGTTCTGCGTGAGGACCTTGGTG TTGGAGAAGAAATTGAAATGACCCCCTACATATTCAGCAAGGGGCTGGCTGATTCTGGCATGTGGGGCAACAAATTCTTTGGACGTATAATGATGACGGAGTCACGCATCGGAGATGGCTGTTCCCATAAAGTCTGGAGAGCCAAAGTCATTTACGGTCTGGAGCCTGTTTTCGAGTCCGGTAACACATGTGTAATTAAAGTTTGCAGCCCCATCTTCTACGGAGGCAAGGAAGAAAGCTGTCTTATAGAGAGAAACCTGCACCTCATGAAACAG GAGTGCAGAATTCAGAACTTGGCACGGGAATACTGCAAAATCTTCTCTGCAGAGGCGAGGGTCATAGAAAACTTTGGATCCCCTTTGGA GGTAATTCCAGTGTACTTGATGTACAGACCAGCAAACCCTGTTCCCTACGCCACAGTGGAAACAGATCTGATCGGAGTCTATAAGAGATACTCTGTCCTGGATAATACAGGGAGGATAGACATGAAGACTGGTTCTGAGGTTGAGCAGAAGTGCTGTGCCTTGCAGCATTGGATTTTTCAGTGGACTACTGGCAACATGTTACTCACCCGTCTGGAAG GTGTTGACACCAAGCTCACAAATGTCGGTGTTTCAGTCAAAACAACGGG GCACCTTGGTTTGTCTGTTGAAGGAAATCCCAAAGTTTTTGATCAATTTGTCTCGCAGCACAAGTGCAACTACTTCTGTGGCCTGCTTGGGCTGAGGTCTTTGAACATTATGGACTCCTTAAGCACGCCAACAAAGCCAAAGGGCTCCAAGAGCCCCTTGCTGCAGCGCAAGAAGGCTGTCGGCTCTTCCAGTCCTCAAACCAGCAGAAAAGCTGCAGTTAGCCCCAGGATGCCCAGGAAGGCGGAGCATGAAGacaacaagacaaaacaaaacgaTTCTGATGCTCACAAAGTGGTGCAGACCTGA